GGGCGGAagattcttcttttctctttttatctaagagcagaaaaaagaattaaaaaaaaaaactatcacATCACAATGCCCAACAGGCAGATCATTCAGGTATTTGAGGAATACCAAAGGGCCCGTGTCAAGTTTGTACAGACGGTGGCAGATTTTGCTTCAAAACCACAACATATTGATGCCTTGCAGCAGGCCGGTGTCATGCAACTTCTTCGGCCACTGTTATTAGATAATGTACCTTCCATTCAACAGTCCGCAGCACTTGCATTGGGAAGGCTTGCCAATTACAATGAAGAACTTGCGGAAAGTGTCGTGTCCGGTGACATACTCGCGCAATTGGTTTATTCACTCGGTGATCAGAGCCGTTTTTACAAAAAGTCAGCAGCGTTTGTGCTACGCAGCGTGGCACGACATAATGCGCAACTGGCGCAGGCGGTGGTGGGCAGTCAAGCCGTGGAGGCCCTCGTTGGATGTTTGGAGGATTTTGACCCAACGGTGAAGGAAAGCGCCGTATGGGCGTTGGGTTATGTGGCACGACATAATGCCCATCTCGCGCAGGAGGTTGTTGACAAGGGCGCCATTCCGCCATTGGTATTATGCGTTCAGGAGCCGGAGCTTTCACTCAAGAGGACAGCGGCTTCAACACTCGCGGATATTGCGAAACATTTACCGGAACTTGCGCAAGCGGTGGTGGATCAGGACGCGGTTACGCACCTCGCGCCACTCATTGGCAGCAATGATGGAAAACTGAAGCGACAGGTGTGTCAGTGTCTTGCGCAGATTGCGAAGCACAGCGTGGAGTTGGCAGAGTTGGTGGTGGAGGGAGAAATATTTCCCCGTATATTTTCGCTACTGAAGGATAGCGATGAAACGGTACGCAAGAATGCCTCCACATGTATTCGGGAGGTTGCCAAACACACACCGGAGTTAGCGCAGCTTATTGTAAATGCGGGTGGCGTTGGAGCACTCGTAGACTACACAAATGAGTCTACTGGCAGTGCACGGTTGCCGGGAATTATGACACTCGGTTACATTTCTGCATTTTCTGAGACGCTTGCTCTCGCTGTCATTGTCTCCTGTGGTATTGAGCCATTGTCTAATGCACTggaaaaggaacaggaggaTCACATAAAGTCTGCGGCCGCATGGTCACTTGGGCAAATTGGCCGCCACAGTGCTGATCATGCAAAAGCTGTGGCAGACTGTAATGTACTTCCCAAACTGCTTGACCTCTACTTACATCCCAGCAGTTCGGATGATCTCCGCATGAAAAGTAAGCGGGCGCTCAAAAATATCATTCAGCGCTGCGTACAACTCCCCGCCTTGGAGCCATTGCTCCACCCGGAAGCACCAAAGAATGTTCTCAAGTACGTCTGTGGACAGTTTGCAAAGGTGTTACCAACAGATATCGCCGCCAAACGGGAGTTCGTAGCTAACCGTGGGCTTGCAACTGTGCAGCGCATTCAACCCGAACCCGGTTCCAAACTGGCGGAGTATATTCAAAGCATCAACAACTGCTACCCACCTGAGATTGTTCAATACTACTCGCCGCAGTATGCGCAGACATTCTtggagaaaatagaaaactaCCATGTCCAACAAGTGCAGCAGCATTAAAGTTGTAAGCGCAACCATTTCCCATGCTgggggaaggagagaaaaagaaaggagggatttgtatatatatatatatatatatgtgtgtgtgtgtgtgtgtgtgtgtgtttcccctccctccctctgcCTTTGGTGTCATATGACTTATCCTATCCTcccatataaatatattcatatatttatttatgtgtgtcTCTTTCTGATGATATGACTGCATGATTGTGTGTTGacagaaaataagaagagaCGGAGGAAAGTGCATAtgcgtttgttttattatttcctttgtcAACCAACCaatccccttcctcttccccccttcctccctcactctcttctctttcctctctcttttttttttttcgttgttgttgttgttgtcgtttttacttttgtttatttggttCCTCCGTCTCTTGTAGGTCCTGTGGAGTACAAaccgaataaataaataaacaaacaaacaaacgagatgatggaaagagaaggagaagggagggtggggaagggaaaacaaaaaaaaaagggagaggaaagagaaacgCATGGGATTTGGAAAGTGCGCTGGTGCTGATTTGGCAAcgcataattttttttttttgaagaaaaaaaaaatgtatatgtACAGTTTTTTTGAGGTGCAAGTAGAGAGCAGGGCGGCAGCGGTGCAAAAGATGTGTTgggttttcgttttgttcggtttcattgttgttgttgttgttgtttctgttgtgtttttgttttgttttgtttttattttcgtttactcttttctctcttctctcttcgcttcattcattcattttttttttgactgcaGGGCGCTCGTAATCAACCTCAGCAACAAatatcaacaaaaaaaaacgcattTATActtatatacttttttgtttatatttttacACGTATATTACGTGTGTGCTGTACGATGTGagactttttcttttttctttttttctttttacccgTTACGCAGCCTTCCCTTTACGgtctgcaaaaaaaaaaaaaaaaagtatcatGACAAAATACATTCATGTCTGCATATATTTACaaatatatgtttgtttgtttgtttgtttgtttgtttgcttgagGTTGtaataaatatgtaaaattgcaaaaaaaaaaaaagtatgtgATTGAGTTGATGGGAATGAAAGATGTTGAAGTGAAATGAGGTCTTTCATCGTGTTCCTTACATGTACATGTgtgggggggaaaaaaaagaaaaagaaaacgaaaacggacaaataacaacaacgacgaccaaaaccaaaacatgaaaacaataaaaaagaaaagaaaagaaaagaaaaacaccgC
The genomic region above belongs to Trypanosoma brucei gambiense DAL972 chromosome 1, complete sequence and contains:
- a CDS encoding axoneme central apparatus protein, putative, encoding MPNRQIIQVFEEYQRARVKFVQTVADFASKPQHIDALQQAGVMQLLRPLLLDNVPSIQQSAALALGRLANYNEELAESVVSGDILAQLVYSLGDQSRFYKKSAAFVLRSVARHNAQLAQAVVGSQAVEALVGCLEDFDPTVKESAVWALGYVARHNAHLAQEVVDKGAIPPLVLCVQEPELSLKRTAASTLADIAKHLPELAQAVVDQDAVTHLAPLIGSNDGKLKRQVCQCLAQIAKHSVELAELVVEGEIFPRIFSLLKDSDETVRKNASTCIREVAKHTPELAQLIVNAGGVGALVDYTNESTGSARLPGIMTLGYISAFSETLALAVIVSCGIEPLSNALEKEQEDHIKSAAAWSLGQIGRHSADHAKAVADCNVLPKLLDLYLHPSSSDDLRMKSKRALKNIIQRCVQLPALEPLLHPEAPKNVLKYVCGQFAKVLPTDIAAKREFVANRGLATVQRIQPEPGSKLAEYIQSINNCYPPEIVQYYSPQYAQTFLEKIENYHVQQVQQH